CGCGCTGCGTACTCGATCGGCTTTTGAACGTAGTCCCGTTGGTAGTTTTCACTGGCTTCGTCGCCGGGGGAAACGATTTCCATCACAACCCAAGGGTTAACGCCATTTGCCAGCTTCAGGTAGACCTCGGATAAGCCTTCGATCGCTGCTGCTGATTCGGGTGAATGCACAATCAGATCCGGTTCACGGGCACTCGCAAAGCGGCTGTTGACCTGAACTTTCTGTTTCATCCCCAGTCGATAGAAGGGAAGACCCATGTGTTGCAGGAAGTAAGCATACAAAAATCCTGCAATCCAGTTATTCAACGTGCTTTCAGCGCCCATCGCGACCAATACCCCATCCACCAACTCATAGCGGGTATCAGTCCCGTCATCGTAGTTTAGATAATCCTCAAGGCTCATCCGTTGTGGAGTCGCGATCGTCATTGGTTGACCTCCCCGTCCTGCCCTGCCTTGAGAATTTGACTAGCCGTTAGATTCAGCGCTGGGAACGTGGGAGACACGATCGCCTCACTCCCCCTAAACGCCTGAAACTGGTAGCGCCCCTCCTGCAAGAGGCCAATTAAAACCACAGCCCGCTCCGGATCGATAATCCAATACTCGGGAATGCCCCGCGCTGCATACTCGATCGGCTTTTGAACGTAGTCCCGTTGGTAGTTTTCACTGCCAACCGCACCAGGACTCACCACCTCGATCGCCAGTTGAGGCGGAGGCATCTCGTGGGTAATCACAGATTGACTCGCCTGGGTCAGCAATTGATCTAGCGTCTCAGTCAGCACCATGAGATCGGGCGTCCGTATCGTAACGGATGGACTCTGGACTGCTATCTGCGTGCCCCGCGCGATCAAGTCAAGGGGAACCCAGGGGAGAAACTGCCCAATCAGCCAAAGCGCAATTTTTTCGTTCAGTCGTTTCTCGTTGCCCATCGCGACCAATACCCCATCCACCAACTCATAGCGGGTATCAGTCCCGTCATCGTAGTTTAGATAATCCTCAAGGCTCATCCGTCGTGGAGTCGCGATCGTCATTGGTTGACCTCCCCGTCCTGCCCTGCCTTGAGAATTTGACTAGCCGTTAGATTCAGCGCTGGGAACGTGGAAGACACGATCGCCTCATTGCCCCGAAACTCAACGTTCTGATAAGCAGCCCCGACTAAAACGCAGACCAGCACCAACCCTGCACTGGGATCCACTATCCAGTATTCCGGAATCTGCCGTGCTGCGTATTCAGTCCATTTGTCAAAGTAATCCCGCTCTCGACTGCTGCGATCGTGGTCGCTATTAGACACCACTTCCACCACCAACAGCGGAGCAGGCATCTCCGATCGCAGCATCTTTCCCTCTTTCAGGATCGCTTGGATGGATTCCTCAGTGTGAACAATCAGATCGGGTTGTCTTGCGGTGGCCTTGTTGGAATCGACTTGAATGTGATGGCCCGTGGCAAAGCGATAGAACGGGATACCCAGGGATCCTAAGACCCCCAGTAAAACCATGACAATCGTATTGTTAATTGGACTTTCAGCACCCATCGCGACCAATACCCCATCCACCAACTCATAGCGGGTATCAGTCCCGTCATCGTAGTTTAGATAATCCTCAAGGCTCATCCGTCGTGGAGTCGCGATCGTCATCGTTTCACCCCCTGATTGAGAAGCTACGGAGAGATTAGTGGCTCAATCGCCGCCAGGATCGCAGCCTTCTGTTCGTCATCATAGCCCCAGCGCGCTAGGAAATCTGCATACTCGCCACGGCCTTGGGTAATTGACTGCTGGAGGGCCATTAAGCGATTTTGCACGATCGGGAGATGGAGGCCCTGGATCAGTTGCCGCGATCGCTGCTGGGTGAGGTGGGATCCCGCCGCCATCTCCGGATGGCCGTTGCGCCGATGGGTCAGTTCCATCGCAGTGGACATGGCCAGATTTTTCGCCATCAAATCAGCAATCAACTCGGGATTCGTGCGCAACCCTTGGGCCACCGCCTCCGTGGGCCGATCGGCGCGGGCAAATTCTCCTGATAGATCCCCCGATAGAAAAGTCACTAAAAAGCCCCGTGCCCCATTTGGGGTGGCCACCAGCGCCGTAATCGCCGCTGTCAGCACATCATCCGTCGGCTGAGCGGCTAGGAGATCCTGGGCGATCGCGATCGCCTGTTCAAAGGTGACCTCTGGGGGAATGGTAAAGGTTAAATCAATGTCCGCCATTTTTGTTCAATTGCTTGCGATTAGGGCGACTGTTCTGAGTTTAGCGAGTTCAGCGTGAGTTCAGTTTAAGTTCCGTGGTATAGGCTATTAGTAGGTCTGTCCTAATCCTCTGCCACCGTTGACCCCGCAAGCTTTTCCCTGATGTTGAATGTATGGCGATCATTTCCTCCAAGCAACCCAATCCCGATCCACCTGAGCAGGGGCAGTTACCCCTCCCAGAACCGTCGATCGCCCCAGCACGACGATCGCGCACCGTTCGCCCTGCCCGTCAGGAAGCCGATCCCATCCAACCACTAGACCGATCGAAGAACGAGTTATTACAGCCGGAA
The sequence above is drawn from the Alkalinema sp. FACHB-956 genome and encodes:
- a CDS encoding Uma2 family endonuclease, which encodes MTIATPQRMSLEDYLNYDDGTDTRYELVDGVLVAMGAESTLNNWIAGFLYAYFLQHMGLPFYRLGMKQKVQVNSRFASAREPDLIVHSPESAAAIEGLSEVYLKLANGVNPWVVMEIVSPGDEASENYQRDYVQKPIEYAARGIPEYWIIDPERAVVSICLLQEGTYPFQVFSGSEPIVSPTFPALNLTASQILKAGR
- a CDS encoding Uma2 family endonuclease encodes the protein MTIATPRRMSLEDYLNYDDGTDTRYELVDGVLVAMGNEKRLNEKIALWLIGQFLPWVPLDLIARGTQIAVQSPSVTIRTPDLMVLTETLDQLLTQASQSVITHEMPPPQLAIEVVSPGAVGSENYQRDYVQKPIEYAARGIPEYWIIDPERAVVLIGLLQEGRYQFQAFRGSEAIVSPTFPALNLTASQILKAGQDGEVNQ
- a CDS encoding Uma2 family endonuclease yields the protein MTIATPRRMSLEDYLNYDDGTDTRYELVDGVLVAMGAESPINNTIVMVLLGVLGSLGIPFYRFATGHHIQVDSNKATARQPDLIVHTEESIQAILKEGKMLRSEMPAPLLVVEVVSNSDHDRSSRERDYFDKWTEYAARQIPEYWIVDPSAGLVLVCVLVGAAYQNVEFRGNEAIVSSTFPALNLTASQILKAGQDGEVNQ